In the genome of Perca flavescens isolate YP-PL-M2 chromosome 21, PFLA_1.0, whole genome shotgun sequence, the window AACGGATGACAAACGATCGGAGGCAGAGTGCTCCGACGCTGAGAGCAGGGTGGGCGACAGCGATGAGGAATGGAAGGACGGCGAAGCCAGCGATAGTGACGAGGCCGACAGCGAGCAAGATGAGACCAAAGACCGACGTTGTTCGCCGAAGTCCAAAACGAAAGCACCAAACAAACCTAAAACTAAGGATTACAAGGATTCATCGCATTTGAAATACCGCTGCAAAGTGTGTGGCAAGCCTTTCTGCTACAGAGCCTCTTTTTTGAAGCACGTGCAAGAGGACGAGGGGGACACAGAtctttgtggtgtgtgtgggaaACGTTTCGAGTCCGAGGACAGCTTAAGGCTTCACTTGCAAACTTACATCCGAACGAATGACTGTGAGGTCTGCGGCAAACACTTTGACGGCCACAAACAGCTGGAGATGCACATGAGGACCCACACGGGAGAGAAGCCGTACGTGTGCAGCGTCTGCGGCAAGGCGTTCGCTCAAAACGGGAACCTGATGGGACACATGAGAGTTCACACGGGGGAGAAGCCGTACGTTTGCAGCGTGTGCGGCCAGAACTTTAGCTTTAAAGAATACATGATGGCTCACATGAGGATCCACACGGGGGAGAAGCCGTTTCTCTGCAGCGTCTGCGGGAAGGGATTCCGACAGAGGGGGACTCTGAAAACGCACATGATGATCCACACGGGAGAGTCCACGCACCGATGCAGCGTGTGTGACAAGAAGTTCTACAAGAGCGGAGCGCTGAAGATCCACATGAGGTCGCACACGGGCGAGAAGCCGTATCTGTGCAACGTTTGTGGGAAGAGCTTCACGGCGAGCGGCTCGCTGACCAAACACATGGGCGTCCACGAGGGGGAGCGAACCCACGGCTGCCGGAAGGAGGATCTGAAAAAACCCGTTGAGACTCACGGGGACGAGTCCGCACAGCTGACGAGTCTTTAATGCCTTTTTAAAAGGAATGGTTCATCATTTTCGAGTTTTAGAATggaaatcgtgacacccctagttGCAGCCCTGATCTCATGACATCATGTCCGTGTGTTAAATATGGAGCTGGGTAAAGGaagtggttagcctagcttagcataaagactggaagcagctcgtctaaagtaaaaaaataaaatacacctaAAGATTAAAGTTAACTTATGGCGCTTAGCCACTGCTAGTAGCAACTCTGCTCGGCTCAACTCAGCCACGGTGCCTCGTCCTCCTTTTTCAactgcagatttagtaccgcctcatgcgtgaggcgagcattgctggtcgtcatagcgacgccaTGACCTAAcggccgtgacctaacgcgacacacacagagaaaggtgtgtttttgattctcggcatgtgACAAATTTAGTTTGAAAAGAAGccggaggcagcaaaaaaagcCACCGCTGGCTAAACGATTTAAAAATGGCgtgtttgttcaggacaccccctgtctgtcgctagcaatgatgactcAGTGGTTAGTGatgattctctccgaccaa includes:
- the LOC114548177 gene encoding zinc finger protein 2 homolog isoform X1, with product MMSKLQAVKALVAERLAAAAEEILSAVEKKLLHTSDMPPEKQRAAVHKRLAVVAEEIFRVLEIMMGEYEAEVSSSHKESERQLLDITLKAEAIVQRAEHNKTMMLSVLCIFFAIDKLPLSGSDCEKDVSSEQSRSSSQLQKTSNPPQVKDASTETDCRPHLRQIHRAEKGTSTMMETETPPPSDKVLSSNNSGAASEDNENAINEKPLKSNKREPFQMQSQGEDCCKMCGRSFHKSVTGKNKKPSERKIPITNKSHTTGQSCCRVCGKYFRYKRSFLKHVLTHEQSSDVCGACGKLLDTDESLKVHLQTHGEENPCRDQTDDKRSEAECSDAESRVGDSDEEWKDGEASDSDEADSEQDETKDRRCSPKSKTKAPNKPKTKDYKDSSHLKYRCKVCGKPFCYRASFLKHVQEDEGDTDLCGVCGKRFESEDSLRLHLQTYIRTNDCEVCGKHFDGHKQLEMHMRTHTGEKPYVCSVCGKAFAQNGNLMGHMRVHTGEKPYVCSVCGQNFSFKEYMMAHMRIHTGEKPFLCSVCGKGFRQRGTLKTHMMIHTGESTHRCSVCDKKFYKSGALKIHMRSHTGEKPYLCNVCGKSFTASGSLTKHMGVHEGERTHGCRKEDLKKPVETHGDESAQLTSL
- the LOC114548177 gene encoding zinc finger protein 2 homolog isoform X2, with amino-acid sequence MMSKLQAVKALVAERLAAAAEEILSAVEKKLLHTSDMPPEKQRAAVHKRLAVVAEEIFRVLEIMMGEYEAEVSSSHKESERQLLDITLKAEAIVQRADKLPLSGSDCEKDVSSEQSRSSSQLQKTSNPPQVKDASTETDCRPHLRQIHRAEKGTSTMMETETPPPSDKVLSSNNSGAASEDNENAINEKPLKSNKREPFQMQSQGEDCCKMCGRSFHKSVTGKNKKPSERKIPITNKSHTTGQSCCRVCGKYFRYKRSFLKHVLTHEQSSDVCGACGKLLDTDESLKVHLQTHGEENPCRDQTDDKRSEAECSDAESRVGDSDEEWKDGEASDSDEADSEQDETKDRRCSPKSKTKAPNKPKTKDYKDSSHLKYRCKVCGKPFCYRASFLKHVQEDEGDTDLCGVCGKRFESEDSLRLHLQTYIRTNDCEVCGKHFDGHKQLEMHMRTHTGEKPYVCSVCGKAFAQNGNLMGHMRVHTGEKPYVCSVCGQNFSFKEYMMAHMRIHTGEKPFLCSVCGKGFRQRGTLKTHMMIHTGESTHRCSVCDKKFYKSGALKIHMRSHTGEKPYLCNVCGKSFTASGSLTKHMGVHEGERTHGCRKEDLKKPVETHGDESAQLTSL